One genomic region from Methanocaldococcus fervens AG86 encodes:
- a CDS encoding class I SAM-dependent methyltransferase — MKNNNKNRFPKKYHENYVGVIPDIENTYPKEFFEYIKKLPKGAKILDIGCAAGGFFVALSKIRNDLEFYGIDIADVEELLPKDLNIKFYRVNVDEEPLPFPDDYFDLVHTQQVFEHLYYPQRAMSEIKRVLKKDGLLYIGVPSTLRIFLPGNLNFWQDYTHVRPFNRASLRRLIEENGLKVIKLSRMRNRKSVKIFWYLIFVDFWTFVHNVIGVNLQALAKK; from the coding sequence ATGAAAAATAACAATAAAAATAGATTCCCAAAAAAATATCATGAAAATTATGTAGGTGTTATACCCGACATTGAAAATACATATCCAAAAGAATTTTTTGAATATATAAAAAAGTTACCAAAAGGAGCTAAAATTTTAGATATTGGTTGTGCAGCGGGAGGATTTTTTGTTGCGTTATCTAAAATTAGAAATGATTTAGAATTTTATGGTATTGATATAGCAGATGTAGAAGAATTATTACCAAAAGATTTAAATATAAAGTTCTATAGAGTTAATGTAGATGAAGAGCCATTACCTTTTCCAGATGATTACTTTGATTTAGTTCATACCCAACAGGTTTTTGAGCATTTGTATTACCCACAAAGAGCGATGAGTGAAATAAAAAGGGTATTAAAAAAGGATGGTTTATTATATATAGGAGTCCCATCAACTTTAAGAATTTTTCTACCAGGGAATTTAAATTTTTGGCAAGATTATACACATGTTAGGCCTTTTAATAGGGCATCATTAAGAAGATTAATTGAAGAAAATGGGTTAAAAGTTATTAAATTATCACGAATGAGAAATAGAAAATCTGTTAAAATATTTTGGTATTTAATATTTGTAGATTTTTGGACTTTTGTCCATAATGTTATTGGGGTTAATTTACAAGCTTTAGCAAAAAAATAA
- a CDS encoding class I SAM-dependent methyltransferase, whose product MSLYSKIQEKVYLRVINDFRSYFHAYIIYNWVKDKNKILNVGSGDGRDYFYLTLKGKKVVNVDIAEHKDYPYVKADVTRGLPFNDKEFDAVIIAEVLEHLFEDFIALKEIRRVLKDDGILIVTVPFYSDGAEYHVRIHSDKTIKRLLKYCGFQIEDFIYKGGLFITISPYGFNFILKNIRKFFGIDLYPLFIKLDIILSKTPIKILFRFSKYYGCLIKCKKGKQMDYRELNIREFGD is encoded by the coding sequence ATGAGTTTGTATTCAAAAATTCAAGAAAAAGTTTATTTAAGGGTTATAAATGATTTTAGATCGTATTTCCATGCTTATATTATTTATAATTGGGTCAAAGATAAAAATAAAATTTTAAATGTTGGAAGTGGTGATGGAAGGGATTATTTTTACCTAACTTTAAAAGGTAAAAAAGTTGTAAATGTAGATATTGCAGAACATAAAGATTACCCATATGTTAAAGCAGATGTTACGAGAGGATTACCATTTAATGATAAAGAATTTGATGCTGTAATAATTGCAGAAGTATTAGAGCATTTATTTGAAGATTTTATTGCACTTAAAGAAATTAGAAGAGTATTAAAGGATGATGGCATTTTAATAGTTACTGTACCTTTTTATAGTGATGGTGCAGAATATCATGTAAGAATTCATTCAGATAAAACAATTAAAAGGTTATTAAAATATTGTGGATTTCAAATTGAAGATTTTATTTATAAAGGAGGGTTATTTATTACAATATCCCCCTATGGATTTAATTTTATACTTAAAAATATTAGAAAATTCTTTGGAATAGACTTATACCCTTTATTCATAAAGCTTGATATCATATTAAGTAAAACCCCAATAAAGATACTATTTAGATTTAGCAAATACTATGGATGTCTGATAAAATGCAAAAAAGGAAAACAGATGGACTATCGAGAACTAAATATAAGAGAATTTGGTGATTAA
- a CDS encoding glycosyltransferase — protein sequence MKASIVVATYNRKDKLKKCLNALENQTYPKEDYEIIIVDDGSTDGTYEFLKEKQKEIKNLRIFRQNNKGPAAARNLGVKNAKGEVIFFTDDDVIVPNNWIEEFLKVFEKYPEVVAVGGYIEASEEMIKKNIFAKYEAYMSRLVYNMPNGPYIGGFETFGVVTCNAAYKKKVIEEVGYFDETFPVAAGEDADLKLRVALKGYKFAFIPLKAIHIQDYNFKRFWRQQVARGIGNVYFSKKWENVLKTDKEKDKYNAKPKYDIPLKILKDLKFDIFMLFIISVLASRYGKWKAKRVIK from the coding sequence ATGAAAGCATCTATCGTTGTTGCAACCTACAATAGAAAAGACAAGCTTAAAAAATGTCTAAATGCCTTAGAAAATCAGACGTATCCAAAAGAAGATTATGAAATTATTATAGTGGATGATGGTTCAACAGATGGAACTTATGAATTTTTAAAAGAAAAACAGAAAGAAATAAAAAATTTAAGGATATTCAGACAAAATAATAAAGGTCCTGCAGCAGCGAGAAATTTAGGAGTTAAAAATGCAAAAGGGGAAGTAATATTTTTTACAGATGATGACGTTATTGTCCCAAACAATTGGATTGAAGAATTTTTAAAGGTCTTTGAAAAATATCCCGAAGTTGTTGCAGTCGGAGGATATATAGAAGCATCAGAAGAAATGATAAAAAAGAATATTTTTGCAAAGTATGAAGCATACATGTCAAGATTAGTTTATAATATGCCTAATGGGCCATATATTGGAGGTTTTGAAACATTTGGTGTTGTAACTTGTAATGCAGCGTACAAAAAGAAAGTCATTGAAGAGGTTGGTTATTTTGATGAAACGTTTCCTGTTGCTGCTGGGGAAGATGCTGATTTAAAATTAAGAGTAGCTTTAAAAGGTTATAAATTTGCCTTTATTCCTTTAAAGGCAATTCATATACAGGACTATAACTTCAAAAGATTCTGGAGACAACAAGTAGCAAGAGGAATTGGAAATGTGTATTTTTCAAAAAAATGGGAAAATGTATTAAAAACTGATAAAGAAAAGGATAAATACAATGCAAAACCAAAATACGATATACCTTTGAAAATCTTAAAGGATTTAAAATTTGATATATTTATGTTATTTATTATTTCAGTTTTAGCAAGTAGATATGGAAAATGGAAAGCTAAAAGGGTGATTAAATGA